TTCACGCCGTTGGCCCTGAGCTTCGTCCAGTAGCCGGCCCAGCCGTCGTCGCCGTACTTGGCGGCGCTGCCGAGCAGGAACCCGAGTCCGGGCGAGGAGGTGGAGGCGTTCTCGGTGACGAGCAGATCCTTGTAGGCGGGCTTGACCAGATCGTCGAAGGACTGGGGCGGGGTCAGCCTGTGCTCGCTGAACCAGGCCTTGTCGTAGTTGACGCAGATGTCGCCGGTGTCGATCGGCGTGACCCGGTGCTTGTCCTCGTCGGTCCGGTACGCGGGCAGGATCGCGTCGGCGTCCTTCACCTCGTACGACTGGAACAGCCCGTTGTCGAGCGCGCGGGAGAGCAGGGTGTTGTCGACGCCGAAGAGGACATCGCCCTGCGGGTTGTCCTTGGTCAGGATCGCCTTGTTGACGGCCTGCCCGGCATCGCCGTCCTTGAGGACCTTGACGGTGTACCCGGACTGCTTCTCGAAGGCCGCGAGGACGCTCTTCGAGACGGCCCACGAGTCATGGCTGACGAGGGTGACGGTCCTGGACCCGCCGGGAGCCCCGTCGTCGGACGACCCGCACGCGGACAGCGTGACAAGCCCGAGCCCGACGGCGACGGCCAGCGACTTCCTGGTGCCGCGCGACTTCTTGGTACTGGTGGTGCTCACGGATGGTTCCTCCTGGGATGACCAGGAAGAGACGCGGCCCTGCCCGGACCCCGTGAAGGGGTCCGGGC
The DNA window shown above is from Streptomyces sp. NBC_01451 and carries:
- a CDS encoding thiamine ABC transporter substrate-binding protein, which produces MSTTSTKKSRGTRKSLAVAVGLGLVTLSACGSSDDGAPGGSRTVTLVSHDSWAVSKSVLAAFEKQSGYTVKVLKDGDAGQAVNKAILTKDNPQGDVLFGVDNTLLSRALDNGLFQSYEVKDADAILPAYRTDEDKHRVTPIDTGDICVNYDKAWFSEHRLTPPQSFDDLVKPAYKDLLVTENASTSSPGLGFLLGSAAKYGDDGWAGYWTKLRANGVKVVDGWEQAYNEEFSGSAGGKKAKADRPLVVSYASSPPAEVIFADPKPTTAPTGVATGTCFRQIEYAGLLSNAGNSEGGKALLDFLVGRTFQEDMPLNMFVYPVREGAKVPAEFTEFGPQAKDPETMDPARIAEHRDQWVKSWTSLVLK